The following proteins are encoded in a genomic region of Chloroflexota bacterium:
- the tuf gene encoding elongation factor Tu (EF-Tu; promotes GTP-dependent binding of aminoacyl-tRNA to the A-site of ribosomes during protein biosynthesis; when the tRNA anticodon matches the mRNA codon, GTP hydrolysis results; the inactive EF-Tu-GDP leaves the ribosome and release of GDP is promoted by elongation factor Ts; many prokaryotes have two copies of the gene encoding EF-Tu) produces LPEGVEMVMPGDNVRMEIELITPVAIEEGLRFAIREGGRTVGAGVITQVQG; encoded by the coding sequence CTACCGGAGGGGGTAGAGATGGTGATGCCCGGGGACAACGTGCGGATGGAGATTGAGCTGATCACGCCGGTGGCGATCGAGGAAGGGCTGCGGTTTGCGATTCGGGAGGGCGGCCGGACGGTGGGCGCCGGGGTCATC